In Osmia lignaria lignaria isolate PbOS001 chromosome 13, iyOsmLign1, whole genome shotgun sequence, the DNA window CTCTTTATTATCCTATTCTTTCGATACAAACacgtattttttcatttccgaATAAAGTAGACATTGTGCTTTCGATGCGATTCGTTTCTCCACGATTCACGATTGCACCACCGATTACCGCCTTGTCGCGCGATCTTTCAAGTATGTTCACACCGTAACGCGCACAGAACCCAAAAGAATGAAGGACGAGGGTGGGATAAGGGAATACTGGTAGCGAGAAGGGGGTGGCAACGAGAGTAACAGAGAAGGGGAATATGGAAGCAGAAAGACAGGGATAGAAATGAAGAGAGAAAGAGCAATGGGGTGAACGCGGAGGAaacggaagagaaaaaaaaaattataaaatagaatttatacGCGGCAGAGATTTAGATGCGGTGAAATTTTTAGCAAAATTTTACGTTTTCTTCGTCTACTCGTAAATAAACGAACATGCGCGTGTCCGTTTTGATAACACTTTCTCTCATGAAAATCGAGCAAAGATGGTGTACTCGAAACGAAGGtagctggctggctggctggttgactggctggctggctggctggctggctggttcGTTTGTTGGCGCGCACGCGTTACTCTTACTACGTCTACGCTGGACTCGGATGTTTCAAGAGTTACGATATTCCACAACCGAAGTAGTAGTATAGCGGTGTTTCTGATGCCGGCAATACGGGGGATGCCTATCAGGAGGGCTAGGGACGACGACGATGACACTGCTAACGGAGCTGACTCCAACTCGACGCTAAGCTTTAAAATGACGGTAGTGGCTTACTGCTGCTGCTTCCAGTGATCGAAGCATCGACTACGTTCCCGACGATCCGTTCAGACTTGGCGAGAACGAGATACTCGGGACCTCGCACCATCgtctatacatacatatatacatatgtgtagTACATGTACCATGTATACGAAGGGTTGTAACGCGGCGCAAGCTCAGCATCATTGATTTAACGTGTATCGATATCTTCCTACAAACTAAATTTACTAGTCTACTTCTTCTTAACAATTATTATCGTAAActttaacaatttatttttcattttttccaatatatgtatatctctttttctttttctttttttttcggataggatttatttttcttttctttattaattcttTATTAATTCTTTACTAATTTTATTCGTTTATTCGTTTATTCGTTCATTCATTTAGTTACTTAACTTTTTCAAAAATCTATATATAGAATAATTCAGACAACAAACGTAAACTTTTTTACTTACAGAGCTTACAAACGTTAGATACCacgtacttcttcttcttcttcttcttcttgttactgtCATTAAACACGATAATTGCTAATACTACTAAACATAATCGTTACAGTCACCATCCAAGTCTCCTTTCTGTTATCGCTAGCTACAAATTACAACTTATTACAGATTACAGATTACAAATTAGAAATTACACATTAGAAATGAAACGGTTGATTGGCTATAAACTTTCGCCGCAAGGCTACCCTTGTTgatatatattttcatatacACGCATATTAACTATAGGACGAAGCTCCTGTTGAGCGTAATCTTCTGGCAATGGCAATTCAGATACCAGTTGAAGCATCGAGGTAGACTTACATCCGTTCGATTGCAACAAACTTCTAGCCAAATGCAATGTCCTTTTTGCTATTTCCGCTTGACACAGTCTGAAACGAAAGATGCGTATTTCTATCCGAACCTTATTATACCTTATaccttatttattaatttattaatttattaatttattaatttattaatttattaatttattaatttattaatttattaatttattaatttattaatttattaatttatagacAAATATAGCCGAGATTTACCTGTGTTTAGCCGTTGGGCATGGAAAGTGATTGATGTTGAAAGAAAGCTGTTTCAATCGCTGTTTCACCGACTCCAATTTACTATTTATTCCACGAGGATCAACACCGCGTAACAAACATTCAATGTCCATGGTTATCTCCATATATTCCCAAAGCAGTTGTCCTTGACAGCTCCATCCGCTTATAGTGCTGTTACATTCCGAAGGAATCAACGGACGTAACAAGTGCCGCAAATATTcgtaattttctaaataaaaacaacaaagaaaagaagaaaattacaaGACACATTTATAATATTCCAATCGTCTCTTCTAAATGCTTCATTTTTATAAACGTACCGTTTATTATAGCATCCGCTGCCAAATGTTCGATAATAATTTCATGCGCGGTATTCCACTGTTCCGCCTTGATCAAGTAAAATGCTGCTTTCCCGTATCTAAACGTTTAAAACAATCATTTTATGTCAATCATTTTTGCTCATCGAAACAGCCGATAAACTGTGCACGCTAACCTTTTGGCCACGCAACTCTTTACAGCCTTGGCTCGGTGAATCCAGATCGAAGGTATACCCAGTTCTTCCGTTAAAAATTTCTCTTCTTCCACGTAATCCTCTCTATCTTCTATTTCGACGTGTCGTTGCAACAAATTGATTACCGCAGTTTTCCTTTTATCCGCATCGCTTATATGTAACATCACGAATATAGCCCAATGCCAAAGACCGTGTGCTTCCAACTGGGTCGCGAAATTGATATGCGTTAAAGTGGCAACGTGTTCCGAAAGGTGTGAATAACCTAAAGCTAACAGCACCTGCTGCATCAACCAGCTGCAATTAAACAAATTCATTTTCCTTCCTTTCTATCCGACAATCAGACAATctcttattaaatataattacctCAATCTATAATCCAACGGATCGACGGTGTGCGTCGCTGGATTCAACAGCTCACCCAAACCATGATTACCGgtacaaaataatttcaatagatGAAAACAAAGATCGTATATTGCTTTCCCGTTCGTTATTTCAATCTCGTAATCGTCGCCTTTGTATTCGGGTTTCGGTGCTGTTGCGTAAGCGTATTCCGTCTTGCCTGTGTCAAACGAGTTCTCGTACAACTCTAACGCGTCTCTTATCGAAGCAACTGGAGATGAAAAATACCTGAAAATGTATACACGATACAATACTGTTACCGTTACCTTCGTCGACCGTACAGATCATCTACGATAttcttctatatatatatatatatatatatatatatatatatataatggtatatattttacattgcTATTTCACACGAGATAGATAACGTTACCATAAATGCACAGCCAGTGCCCTTTTCCAATCGAGACCTTCGCAAACGTTAATAACAAGTCCATGTTTACTGGACACCAACGGCTCGCCCGCCACCAATGCGAAAAGTTTCAATCGTTCCAACGGTATATTTTCCTCGATACCGGCATCTTGCCATAAAGCGATTTGTTCTTTTATTAACGTTTTCACAGCCATTCCGCTGCGTAACTGTGCCATTAATAGTGCTAAACAATGATCACCTAGTTTTCGCGCGCTTTCACACGCTTCCTCCAATTCGAAAGCTTCGGTTTCGCAATTGTTCAACGTAGGTAGGGTtaaaaagaaacggaaaaaaggagagagagagaaaaaaaaaaagaaaagaataatgaaaaattagcaAGCAAGAAAAATCGTTGCACGCGATGTATAGATTTCTCAAAATCTATAGTATACACACCCGACAACAAAAGTAGTATCTTTTCGTCGTTGCTAATGTTCGTATTTTCTCTTTGTTCGAGCGTCCGtcgtataaaattttgtaaccACTCCCCGATAGCCTCTCGACGTGCTACTGCAACGGCATGACCTCCTGTATTTTCTGAAAcgtaatcaaaattaaattattataatttagtgaaaaataaaaccaaCATACCTGCGTTTATGTCCGGGAGAGTGCCCCAAAGAGCTACGCAGAGCTTCCAAACGTTAACAACGTACGCTGCGTAACAATCCGTGGTAAATCGATCAGCAAACTCTTCGGCTAAGCTACAATGATCGTGCAAAGCGATGCTCGCTTTAGTAGTATCTGTATCCACGACAAACATTGGACAGTCTGCTTCCTGACCCATTAGACGTTGCGACAACTGCAGTTTTAGATGCCCTTCTATGCTTTTCTTCAATCGCGTCATTataaattaagaatattaaatcTAACTTTTGAGAATAAGTAAAACAGTATACTTATTCGAAGCGCGGGATACCTTGAATCTCTCGATATGTTTTTCGTCCGTTCCACTGCCACCCAAAATTTCAATCCGTTGAACGATCGCGACGGACGATGTATCTTCTGGAGAACGACCGTCCACGTAACATCCGATTTCTTTGAAAGGGCTGTGCAACGATACTTTCAGCGCCTGTCCTTGCGTACTTAACGTCAGCAATGTTAAGCCACGTCCCCAGCTTGGTTTAAACATCCTTCCGAATTGTATGCCTGTAAACGAGCATACGTTGTTTTCACAAATTTACGATCTAAcaagtaaataagtaaataaataaataaaaagtaataattaatcCATCTCTTACCGGTGCCAGCAATACATCGTGATTCTAGCATATATATAATAGACCTCGAAAACGGAATCACTTCGGAACGCAATTTCAAAATCGCTGTCACCGGAGTTACCGTTGGATCAGGAAAGCTTTTTCCATAAATGATCGATGATTTCGTAGATACAACGTCCGTCGACCGTTTTAATTTCCTACCTATCATTGGAAAATCGTTATTATATCTGTGTAACCTAGCGTCTGTAAATGTACTAGTGTTAATACATATATTGCTGCAAACAACTCTCACCTGTCTTCGAAACTATCGGTTCTTCGTAAATAATGGACGGTGTGCGACGAATCGTTAAATTTGATCGCAACGTCGGACTTTGATCCTCCTCCGGTTTTTCCGCACTATCCACGAAACATCTCATAGTACTACTTTTGTAACTAGCTAGGAATAAGGCACGATTCGAttctaaaatagaagaaaaaaaagaaaaagaaaaagaaaaagaaaaagagcatTGTAATcgatttgaatgaaaataaatacactTCTTAATATGTACTTACCTTGATCGTAAGTTTCGTTGATCTCTTCATCGTCACCGTCGAAGAAACTGGCCTTCATCAGTTGTAATTTATGACTATCAGTGCCCAAAATACGGGCATTATCACCAGTCGGACTTATCGGTAATTGCTTTTCACGATTGTAATCTCCTGAAAAAGTCCTCTTTCGTTGCGGCAACTTTATATCACACCAATTTCAGAATAGTACAGTTTACTTACCTATGCTGCGTCTTGGAACTCGATGCGCATTTAAATCCAAAAGATCTGCACTACCTCTGTTCCCATTCTGAGTCGTGACAACGTCCTTActctacataaaaagtatctATGTCAGAATCTATGTCGAAAGTATACCAAGTTTAATAATACGATCATCGAATGATAAGAAAATTGTACCGGTGCTTTTGATTGTTCCAACTTTGTTGCGGTTTTCTGTTGATCCGCTCTGGATAGTTTTAATCTTTTCGGATCGTTTATCGTAGGCCCGTTACTGTCATCTTCGTCCGAATCGCTCAAACCGTATTTAGAAAAATGATCCACCTGAAGAAAGGATACGGGTAAtaatgaattgaaaaaaatccaaaaaaaaaaaagacagaaaGAGTGTCTTCGTACCTTGAAGACCCATGAACCAGTTTCGGGTCGGTACTCGAGAAATCTAGTGTCGTGTTTCGCGGATACTCTTCGTAACTTTTCTTCGTAATCGATTGTAACCAATCGGCGAGGATCGGTAATAGGTTTGTGCAATGATTTATCGTGTGGCCAGACTCGATCCAAAGTAACTTGAGCTTTTCGATTCAATCCCTGGCCAACCGGAGGTTTTTTCTCGTCGTCCGGATAAATGATAACTTCCTTGTGTCGAAAATGTACAATTTCGTCTAAATTCAGACCGTATATGTCGAACGAATCGGGGAAATATACGTTTCCGTATCCTTCCCGACCAATCGTGAAATTCGGTACAACGCAACTTTCCCCGCGAATATAATCATCCAATTTATCGAGAGGCGGAATCGTATAGTAGCCGGCGCGTTTCAATGTTATATTAGCTGCGTTCGTTTTCCAATTGCACGTTTCACTCGTCGAGAATGAACTACTGTCGTCCAATTCGTGACTCGAATCGGTATTTTCTGTTACACTCTCTCGACACGTTTTATCGACCAGagaagaattatttttcaaagacgTATCGAGAATCGCGTTCGTTTCGGAACAGCCGCGATTCGATGGAGTAGCGTTACCGTAAGATCGTAATTCGGTAACGGTATTGTTTATCACCTCTTCGGACGACAAATTCGAGCCGGAAAAGGAACGTTGCGAACGTTGCGTACGTTGCGTACGTTGCGAACGTTGCCCCCCCTCGAATATCTCCTCGTCCGAATTTTTCCCCGTCGAATTACGCGTAAGACTCGTTTTCAACCAAGACGAAGACGACCTTCGATCGTTTGTTAACTGCCGATTACTATCCTGATTATGATTTTCTTTATCCACCGTTTCGATTGTTGTGTTTTCGATATACGAATTTGTCAAACTGTTTCTTTCTTCAACTTTCCCAGAGGCTTCTACATGTTTCTCAGTTGTCTGCGAATTTTCCGTTGGCGACGAAACTATCGAATTTGATATTGACTTTGGACGTAAGACTAAACGCTTTGCATTTGGACGGGGTTGAAACGCTTCGGATAGTGGATCTTCCTCTTCGAGACCTTCGAACATTGATTTCTACGAAAAATCAGGATATGCGTGTAAAAAGAACTACTCTATAAAAGTACATCTTCGGTGATACCACAATTACCTTCGATAATTGTGCAGGAGTGACAACCTTAGCTTTGATTTTTGGAGATTTGTTATCTGCTGTAACTTTGTATTGAGGTCCATTCAGTATCTTAGAAGGTGCATTTGAGGGTTTCAATAATTCTTCCGTTTTACCGGAAGCCTAAAAATACCACGCGTTTCTTTATACTAAAACATTTTACTCTTTTTTATGTcagtttataaatattgtagATAAAAGATTTCTTACCGGTAAAAGATTTTTTAACAACGGTGAATCACCAAATGGTGCAGATACTAAGGCCAAAATTTGTTGATGCACTGGCACGGTTCCTGAACTTTTTGTTTGATTGTTCGCGGCTCTGTTacaggaagaaaatgaaaaaaaattacagaTCATTAAAGgacaataaaaaatgaaatgcaacAAAACGAAATGTAAAAGTAAAGATATTATACCCGGTGGTACCGATTAAACCCATTCCAACGCCACTTCCTACGTTTAAATTAGTTCCGAAAGTTGATGAACCAAAAGACGCCGATGAATTAAAGGTTGTGTTGCCTCCGGTATTACCGAACAAGCCTCCTGGTTTTTGTTGCCCAAACAAGCTAGTACCACTGCCTAATGTCAAACCTGTATTCGTACCTAGGAACGATtggaatttatttcatttacacgAAAAATAGATTACGGTAATAAAAGCTCCGATACGATTAAATAGTTTACCAAGTCCAGTAGTAGGCGCGGACGTAGAACCAAAAGAGAATCCAGGCGTTTGTCCCGCAGGTTTAAAAGATGTGTTAAACAATGACGAACCGGGGTTTTGACCAGCGGTGAAACCTGGTGTACTTCCAAAAGTGGACGATGTGGTCGAACCGAAAGTAGGTGCTGTTCCGAATCCTGTCGTTCCAGTTGCTTTAGCACCGAATAAAGTTGTACCCGTATTAATGGCTGCCGTTTGACCAAACCCGGCGAATCCAGTGCTAGATGACGTGGATGGTACGTTGAAAGCTGATTTGTTTTGATTGAACAGACCGATACTCTAGAATGAtaagtaaaatatattatatattatatattatatattatagtatatgcATATACATCTTTTCTCATTTATTTCTATTACCTGGTTCGGTTGCGTCGAGCCAAATGTGGATCCGAAACTGGGGTTTTGTGCCGTATTAATCACACCAAAACCTGTACCAGCAGTTTGGTTGGTATTGCTGGTTGCGAATAGCGGTGTTGGCGCTGCCGCTGCAAATAAAACTATCTGTACTTTCTTCGTTAAAGCAAACAATTTACTTACGCTATGTGTATCGATGATACCGATAGCACTGCGCTTCAAACCTTCAATACTTACTACCAAATGGTTTGTTTTGAGTGTTACTACCAAACAGATTCGTGCCTGGAGTAGAACTGAAAGCAAAATTATTCGTAGCTGTAGTCGAAGGTGTTCCAAAATTCGTCATCGGTTTTCCGAATAGACCGCTCGATCCGGATTGAGTGGTTGTTCCAAATCCGCTGCTCATTCCACCGAAacctaatttcaaaataataataataataagaagaagaagaagaagaagaagaacacgaATTTCTTTTAgttgtctacattcgatatcattTAAAGATTAAAGATTAAATATTTAACGAAATACACAAATATAAATCGTATTGAATAGTTTACCCGTTGTTGCTGTACTAGTACCTGCCCCTGCATTGCCAAAAGGTGAAGGCTGCGCAGGTGTACCGAAAATCCCAGTACTGGGCCCTGATCAATGATAGAATCAAACATTTGTATGTACGTAAAACAAATAGGTAGACCTGTATTAATTATGTACAACAACGTTACCTTTACGTCCAACGGAATAATCTTCAAAACGTAATTCCTCGTAACACTTTGATTCGTATTCTTTCATCGATGCGATACAGCAATGTCTCGCCGATATTGTATGAGATATACCATTTTTTGACATAGAATCGGTAGTAATGACGGGAGTAAACTTAACCACAGTACCCGTCATACCCGTGGTAGTAGTATTTGTACTGCCGAAACCAGGTGTTGTACCAAATAAATTTGTGTTTCCAGTTGTGTTACTTTGTCCAAAAGGTGTAGTTTGTTGAGTTGACTGTTGGGGCTGTCCGAACAAATTTGTTCCAGAAGTTGAGCCAAAACTAAAACCTGCTGGTTTATTCGATTGGCCAAATGCAGAAGTTGGTGTACTTGTACCGAAAAGATTTGTCCCTGCATTCTGCTGACTACCAAATAAATTGGTGTTTGTATTGGTTGTACCAAATCCTGTAAAcgacaaagaaaaaaaatatatatatttattcgaATTGTGTAACAAACGTTGTTACAAATTGTagagttttaattttacaaacaaAACTGTCTTGACAAACacacttccttccttccttccttctttctttcccctGAGAAAGGTCTTATGCCTACTTATATCTACTTGATATATGTATACGGacattttacataaataatttacGACTGACTACCTCCAAAAGATGGTTGAGTAAATGCAGGTGATGTTGTAGTATTACCAAACAGGCCACCAGTGGTAGAGCCTGCAGGCTTTGAGGTAAACAGAGAAGTATTGCTGCTACCAAAGACCGGTGCTGTGCAAGTACCAAAGCTTGTAGTAGTTATCGGTTTACCAAACGCAGACTGTCCGAACGGACTGGATTGTGTTGCTGTATTGAAACCACCTATAACAATGTAATAATGTAATAACGTCcgattgaaagaaagaaagaaaacaaaatatatCGTTTGATTTACTCACTGAACGACGTATTTCCCGATTGCCCAAACATGCTGAAACTTGATCTTTTCTACTTATTTGCAGCACTTACCACCACCTAAAATACGATAAAATGGGAAAATGGGAAAATGGGAAAATTTTTAAGTCGTATATTTGGAACATAAATAAACCGTAAATGAGCATGATACTTATTATGCTCGTAACGTTATATGTATTGTTTTTGTAATACGTTCAACTAAAAGTTACCGTTAATAGTTCGTTATCATTTACCTTTGTCAAAATTCTTACAAAAACACACCGAAATCGTGTTCGTTACGTTCCtgttaaatgaattttacaaaaaaacTTTACTCGTTCAACGATATGCCTGAATACTGAATACCCAATACAAAGAACTGATCAACAAAGAAGTTGGTTATAGAATAAACCCTTCGATCGTATATAAACGTCTGAAAATTTAAGAAACAGAACGCGATAGAAAATAGGATTATTACCCGTGCGCATAATTCGTTCTGCCCAAACTATCAACTGCTAGTTACATGCAATTACTGGCTAATTACTAGCAACAACACATCACATAAACGCAATACACGTCGCGTAGTTCCGTAATTCGGAAAAATCGATCGATAGATACAAAGAACTGCAAAGAACGTTATTGTGCATTCCATGCCCATCAACGAGCAGCTAACAGGTTGGACAAaacataaaagataaaaaatactTATGTTAGTCAAGTTTGATTGGTTCGATACATATATgagaaatttgaattaatatttgcttTATTATTCGTACGTTtcagttatatattaaattttataatgtttaacgattaaatattatgttatttttaatattaatatcgtcaaaatgaaAGTTTTCAGAGTTTTTTATTTAGGGATTTTGAGAATAGCGATATCAGTTCAGGAGGCGGAAGATTTTTGAACGtactacatacatacatacatacatacttgcagactttatattttatttatacaatacaCGATATAAAACGAAAATATAAGTAGCTAATTTAAATGCAGTATAAAGTTAAAGATAATAATTCGCATGTAACTCTGAAAGATTGAtgtattattcatttgaaatgtTGTAACCTTAAGTGGATCGATGATGAAGCATTATTAGTTTCAATGacgtttcatttttctaattactaCTTCATTTATAGGTACGTTAAAAAATGACGCTTGTTTGGAGATTATTCACGAGAAATATTGCTTCGAGAAAAATAGATTTTCATAAATCTTCAGTGGTgcataaacaattattttatacatgTTCGAAACCGTTGATCAGGATCTATGGAAAAACATGTGTATTTTCTCCGTTAAGATATCACGGAAGCAGTACCTTAGAAAGAAAAGTTTTAAACTCTACCGTGCAAACTATCGCACGAAAGAAAATATCAGATTTTAAAAGTTTGTTTATGTTAGCAGTACCTGAAAAATGGAGGTTATTTGGTGCAATCACATTTTTACTGATTTCATCTGCTATCACAATGGCTGTACCTTTTTCTTTAGGAAAATTGATTGATATCGTTTATACAACTGAAAAAGAACGTATGAAAGAAAAACTGAATCAATTATGCATTATTTTGTTTGGAGTATTCCTTGTCGGAGGTATATGTAATTTTTGTAGAGTGTATCTAATATCTACCGCCGCGCACAGGGTGACTCAGTCTTTAAGAAAACAATTGTACGCTGGTATTCTTCGTCAAGAGGTGGCAATGTTCGATAAATCCAGTACAGGAGAGTTTGTTGGAAAATTATCTGGTATATATTTTAACTTTGATACTTGATTCTTGTAACGGATTTGCTTCCTATAATTGTAATTGCAATCTGACTTTCTTCATTTTAGGAGATACGCAACTGGTTAGTTACGCGTTAACAAGAAATTTATCGGACGGATTGCGTTCCGCTGTTATGAGCGTCGCTGGAGTATCCATGATGTTCTATGTTTCACCTAAATTAGCCGTGCTTGGTCTGGCTATAGTACCACCGATAGCTGGTTTAGCCATAGTTTATGGgcgttttttaaaaaatatttcaaccgaCATACAGGATAGTTTAACGTCGTTAAATACAATAGCCGAAGAAAGGATCAGTAATATAAGGACAGTAAAAGCTTTTGCGAAAGAAATTGATGAAGTTAAacgttataattttcaattagagAATCTGCTCAAAGTATGCTACAAAGAGAGTTTATATAGAGGAATATTTTTTGGATTAACCGGTTTCTCAGGAAACGCGATCATCCTGTCTGTTTTATATTACGGTGGAACTATGGTTTCCGACTTGTCGCTCACGGTTGGAAGCTTAAGCGCTTTCTTAATATATGCCGCATACGTAGGAATATCATTGAATGGATTATCTTCATTTTATAGCGAATTAAACAAAGCGTTAGGTGCAAACATgcgtttaattgaattaatcGAAAGAGAACCAGCAATACCTATTGGCGGTGGTAAAATTCCGGAAAATCAATTATCAGGTGATATTcaattccaaaatgttaattttGCTTATCCTACGAGGAAGAATGCGTgggttttgaaaaattttactttgaacGTTCCAAAATGTATGGTGATCGCTATCGTTGGATCGTCAGGTTGTGGAAAATCTACAGTAGCATCGCTATTGTTAAGACTTTATGATCCGAATTCAGGATGTATACTTTTAGACAATCATGATCTTAAGTCTCTCGATCCTGCCTGGGTGAAATCACAGATCAGTATTGTTTCTCAGGAACCTGTTCTCTTTAGTGGAACGATAAGAGAAAATATATTATACGGATTAGAAGATCCAACAAAATGTGACGAGGTGGAAGAAATTGCGAAACATGCTCACGTTTTGGAATTTACAAAGAACATGCCGGATGGTTTGGATACGTTAGTCGGAGAAAGGGGCATTACCCTTAGCGGCGGACAGCGACAAAGAGTTGCTATTGCCAGAGCATTGATAAAGGTAAGATCtactaataataaaaaacaaCAATCTCATCTTTAAAGGATACACATTTGAAATTCCTTTTATGTATTTAGAAACCAACAATTTTAATTCTGGACGAAGCGACGAGTGCGTTAGATGCTGAAAGTGAACATTATGTACAGCAAGCTTTAGAAAAAGCTGTTCAAGGTCGAACAGTGTTAATTATAGCCCATAGATTTAGCACGATCAAAAATGCTGACAAGATCGTGGTTTT includes these proteins:
- the LOC117610241 gene encoding ATP-binding cassette sub-family B member 10, mitochondrial isoform X3, whose product is MTFHFSNYYFIYRVYLISTAAHRVTQSLRKQLYAGILRQEVAMFDKSSTGEFVGKLSGDTQLVSYALTRNLSDGLRSAVMSVAGVSMMFYVSPKLAVLGLAIVPPIAGLAIVYGRFLKNISTDIQDSLTSLNTIAEERISNIRTVKAFAKEIDEVKRYNFQLENLLKVCYKESLYRGIFFGLTGFSGNAIILSVLYYGGTMVSDLSLTVGSLSAFLIYAAYVGISLNGLSSFYSELNKALGANMRLIELIEREPAIPIGGGKIPENQLSGDIQFQNVNFAYPTRKNAWVLKNFTLNVPKCMVIAIVGSSGCGKSTVASLLLRLYDPNSGCILLDNHDLKSLDPAWVKSQISIVSQEPVLFSGTIRENILYGLEDPTKCDEVEEIAKHAHVLEFTKNMPDGLDTLVGERGITLSGGQRQRVAIARALIKKPTILILDEATSALDAESEHYVQQALEKAVQGRTVLIIAHRFSTIKNADKIVVLNKGQVAESGTYKELRSLSDGYFNKLVQHQTFT
- the LOC117610241 gene encoding ATP-binding cassette sub-family B member 10, mitochondrial isoform X2, whose protein sequence is MAVPFSLGKLIDIVYTTEKERMKEKLNQLCIILFGVFLVGGICNFCRVYLISTAAHRVTQSLRKQLYAGILRQEVAMFDKSSTGEFVGKLSGDTQLVSYALTRNLSDGLRSAVMSVAGVSMMFYVSPKLAVLGLAIVPPIAGLAIVYGRFLKNISTDIQDSLTSLNTIAEERISNIRTVKAFAKEIDEVKRYNFQLENLLKVCYKESLYRGIFFGLTGFSGNAIILSVLYYGGTMVSDLSLTVGSLSAFLIYAAYVGISLNGLSSFYSELNKALGANMRLIELIEREPAIPIGGGKIPENQLSGDIQFQNVNFAYPTRKNAWVLKNFTLNVPKCMVIAIVGSSGCGKSTVASLLLRLYDPNSGCILLDNHDLKSLDPAWVKSQISIVSQEPVLFSGTIRENILYGLEDPTKCDEVEEIAKHAHVLEFTKNMPDGLDTLVGERGITLSGGQRQRVAIARALIKKPTILILDEATSALDAESEHYVQQALEKAVQGRTVLIIAHRFSTIKNADKIVVLNKGQVAESGTYKELRSLSDGYFNKLVQHQTFT
- the LOC117610241 gene encoding ATP-binding cassette sub-family B member 10, mitochondrial isoform X1, whose protein sequence is MTLVWRLFTRNIASRKIDFHKSSVVHKQLFYTCSKPLIRIYGKTCVFSPLRYHGSSTLERKVLNSTVQTIARKKISDFKSLFMLAVPEKWRLFGAITFLLISSAITMAVPFSLGKLIDIVYTTEKERMKEKLNQLCIILFGVFLVGGICNFCRVYLISTAAHRVTQSLRKQLYAGILRQEVAMFDKSSTGEFVGKLSGDTQLVSYALTRNLSDGLRSAVMSVAGVSMMFYVSPKLAVLGLAIVPPIAGLAIVYGRFLKNISTDIQDSLTSLNTIAEERISNIRTVKAFAKEIDEVKRYNFQLENLLKVCYKESLYRGIFFGLTGFSGNAIILSVLYYGGTMVSDLSLTVGSLSAFLIYAAYVGISLNGLSSFYSELNKALGANMRLIELIEREPAIPIGGGKIPENQLSGDIQFQNVNFAYPTRKNAWVLKNFTLNVPKCMVIAIVGSSGCGKSTVASLLLRLYDPNSGCILLDNHDLKSLDPAWVKSQISIVSQEPVLFSGTIRENILYGLEDPTKCDEVEEIAKHAHVLEFTKNMPDGLDTLVGERGITLSGGQRQRVAIARALIKKPTILILDEATSALDAESEHYVQQALEKAVQGRTVLIIAHRFSTIKNADKIVVLNKGQVAESGTYKELRSLSDGYFNKLVQHQTFT